A region of Kribbella sp. NBC_01245 DNA encodes the following proteins:
- a CDS encoding NADH-quinone oxidoreductase subunit 5 family protein yields MIATAWRVFGIAFSLAVIVVAAILAGTEPGQYEFATALAGDQTITFAVRTDDLTAYMLAVVGVVALCIQVYSIGYLHHGPRIASYTALVTLFTAAMVTVVVADSLFLLLIGWEVMGVCSYLLIGHYWERRDARSGAVKAFLMTRLADVGFLFGIFVLGFAAKTFTISELRPEEIPPSALTAGTLLLLVGVVGKSAQVPLQTWLPDAMPGPSPVSALIHAATMVAAGVFLIARLYDVFAAAQTTFTVLAIVAAITMVFAALCASAAVEVKRVLAWSTVSQLAIMFAGLSLGSEDGRHAALFHLLTHAAFKALLFLCAGVLLHQVGSAALVVLRRYTRRGALRKAMPVTFVTMTIGLAALAGVPGFAGFFSKDAVVEAAWHTAREGSAVGWLVFVSVCVTAVLTAFYCVRLWLWVFFRTPALAGALGAFEDEEAMADLDDPDTSGLRDGSLLMLVPLGVLAFGAIVLGYVDGLHLNLGIALVTIVLAILGAMPAYSLWQRGADPRPELLEREFGVDSFYGKAIVTPVRLLARLTVIGDQDVVGAYVRGLGRTGTLASQGFRLLQTGNVQTYLTGAVVGVVALAILAGVIGS; encoded by the coding sequence TCGCCGGCACGGAGCCCGGGCAGTACGAGTTCGCGACAGCGCTCGCCGGTGACCAGACCATCACCTTCGCCGTCCGCACCGACGACCTCACGGCGTACATGCTGGCGGTCGTCGGAGTCGTTGCCCTCTGCATCCAGGTCTACTCGATCGGCTACCTGCACCACGGCCCGCGCATCGCGTCGTACACCGCGCTCGTCACGCTCTTCACGGCCGCGATGGTCACCGTCGTGGTCGCCGACAGCCTGTTCCTGCTGCTGATCGGCTGGGAGGTGATGGGCGTCTGCTCGTACCTGCTGATCGGTCATTACTGGGAGCGGCGCGACGCCCGGTCCGGCGCGGTCAAGGCGTTCCTGATGACGCGGCTCGCCGATGTCGGCTTCCTTTTCGGCATCTTCGTGCTCGGTTTCGCCGCCAAGACCTTCACCATCAGCGAGCTTCGTCCTGAGGAGATCCCGCCGAGCGCGTTGACCGCCGGCACGTTGCTGCTGCTCGTCGGCGTAGTCGGCAAGTCCGCGCAGGTGCCGCTCCAGACCTGGCTGCCCGACGCGATGCCCGGCCCGAGCCCCGTCAGCGCGCTGATCCACGCGGCCACGATGGTCGCGGCCGGCGTCTTCCTGATCGCCCGCCTGTACGACGTTTTCGCGGCGGCTCAAACGACTTTCACCGTGCTGGCCATCGTCGCCGCGATCACGATGGTCTTCGCCGCGCTCTGCGCCTCGGCCGCGGTCGAGGTCAAACGCGTGCTCGCCTGGTCGACCGTGAGCCAGCTGGCCATCATGTTCGCCGGGCTCTCCCTGGGGTCGGAGGACGGCCGCCACGCAGCGCTTTTCCATCTGCTCACGCATGCTGCGTTCAAGGCGTTGCTCTTCCTTTGTGCGGGTGTGCTTCTGCACCAAGTCGGCAGTGCCGCGCTCGTCGTCCTTCGGCGCTACACCCGTCGCGGTGCGCTGCGAAAGGCGATGCCGGTCACGTTCGTGACGATGACGATCGGCCTCGCGGCCCTTGCCGGCGTACCGGGCTTTGCCGGGTTCTTCTCCAAGGACGCCGTCGTCGAGGCCGCCTGGCACACCGCGCGGGAAGGCTCGGCCGTTGGCTGGCTCGTGTTCGTCTCGGTCTGCGTCACCGCCGTATTGACCGCCTTCTATTGCGTACGCCTTTGGTTGTGGGTGTTCTTCCGGACGCCCGCCCTCGCCGGTGCGCTTGGCGCCTTCGAGGACGAGGAGGCGATGGCCGATCTCGACGATCCCGACACGTCGGGCCTGCGGGACGGCTCGTTGCTGATGCTCGTGCCGCTCGGGGTGCTGGCCTTCGGCGCGATCGTGCTCGGGTACGTCGATGGGCTGCACCTCAACCTCGGGATAGCCCTGGTGACGATCGTGCTGGCGATCCTCGGCGCCATGCCGGCGTACTCGCTGTGGCAGCGTGGCGCCGATCCGCGGCCGGAGCTGCTGGAGCGTGAGTTCGGCGTGGACTCGTTCTACGGGAAGGCGATCGTGACGCCGGTGCGATTGCTCGCGCGACTGACCGTTATCGGAGACCAGGACGTCGTCGGTGCGTATGTGCGCGGCCTCGGTCGTACGGGCACGTTGGCCTCCCAGGGCTTCCGCCTCCTGCAGACCGGGAACGTGCAGACCTATCTGACCGGAGCCGTGGTCGGCGTGGTCGCGCTGGCGATTCTCGCGGGGGTGATCGGCTCATGA